One window from the genome of Mauremys mutica isolate MM-2020 ecotype Southern chromosome 4, ASM2049712v1, whole genome shotgun sequence encodes:
- the POLD4 gene encoding DNA polymerase delta subunit 4 isoform X1, producing MGRKRLITDSFQVVKRQRRDPDTKEGSLQPEAVPVPAESPTDSSLHPAQLEMLKQFDLSWEYGPCTGITRLQRWERAESLGLSPPLMVRETLLEHEGDPSFMHCLWRDYPL from the exons ATGGGCAGGAAGCGGCTTATCACCGACTCCTTCCAGGTGGTGAAGAGGCAGCGGCGGGACCCTGACACCAAGGAGGGGAGCCTACAGCCAG AGGCGGTGCCGGTCCCAGCTGAATCCCCCACAGACAGCTCCCTGCATCCGGCCCAGCTGGAGATGCTTAAACAGTTCGACCTCAGCTGGGAGTATGGACCCTGCACTG GTATCACCCGGCTGCAGCGCTGGGAACGGGCCGAGTCCCTGGGGCTGAGCCCACCTCTCATGGTGCGGGAGACACTGCTGGAGCATGAGGGAGACCCCAGCTTCATGCACTG CCTCTGGCGTGACTACCCACTCTGA
- the POLD4 gene encoding DNA polymerase delta subunit 4 isoform X2, whose translation MVCDPVEDAVWTQLGAMGRKRLITDSFQVVKRQRRDPDTKEGSLQPEAVPVPAESPTDSSLHPAQLEMLKQFDLSWEYGPCTGITRLQRWERAESLGLSPPLMVRETLLEHEGDPSFMHCLWRDYPL comes from the exons atggtgtgtgaCCCCGTGGAGGATGCCGTCTGGACCcag CTAGGAGCCATGGGCAGGAAGCGGCTTATCACCGACTCCTTCCAGGTGGTGAAGAGGCAGCGGCGGGACCCTGACACCAAGGAGGGGAGCCTACAGCCAG AGGCGGTGCCGGTCCCAGCTGAATCCCCCACAGACAGCTCCCTGCATCCGGCCCAGCTGGAGATGCTTAAACAGTTCGACCTCAGCTGGGAGTATGGACCCTGCACTG GTATCACCCGGCTGCAGCGCTGGGAACGGGCCGAGTCCCTGGGGCTGAGCCCACCTCTCATGGTGCGGGAGACACTGCTGGAGCATGAGGGAGACCCCAGCTTCATGCACTG CCTCTGGCGTGACTACCCACTCTGA